In one window of Corynebacterium mycetoides DNA:
- the msrA gene encoding peptide-methionine (S)-S-oxide reductase MsrA, with product MGFLIGRRPELVDGQRALPGRTEPVLARPKPHAVLGTPITGPWREGQKRVLIGLGCFWGVEKMYWQMDGVESTSVGYGGGITPNPTYGEVCSGMTNQVELVEVVYDPEKVTLKDLVRAGLEAHDPTQGYRQGNDVGTQYRSAFYTDTEEEAEQVRGWVEQYGAQLAEAGLGPITTEVRSGVDYYLAEDEHQQYLHKVPNGYCPHHSTGIPCGI from the coding sequence ATGGGATTTTTGATTGGACGCCGCCCCGAACTCGTCGATGGGCAACGCGCTCTGCCTGGACGCACGGAACCGGTTCTCGCACGGCCCAAGCCGCACGCGGTGCTGGGCACGCCGATTACCGGACCGTGGCGCGAGGGGCAGAAGCGGGTCCTCATCGGACTCGGCTGCTTCTGGGGCGTAGAGAAGATGTATTGGCAAATGGACGGGGTTGAGTCGACCTCGGTGGGTTACGGCGGTGGCATCACCCCGAACCCGACGTACGGCGAAGTATGCAGCGGCATGACCAACCAGGTCGAGCTGGTCGAGGTGGTCTACGACCCCGAGAAGGTGACCCTGAAGGACCTGGTGCGCGCCGGCCTGGAGGCGCACGACCCGACCCAGGGCTACCGGCAGGGCAACGACGTGGGCACGCAGTACCGCTCCGCGTTCTACACCGATACCGAGGAAGAGGCCGAGCAGGTCCGCGGCTGGGTGGAGCAGTACGGCGCGCAGCTCGCCGAAGCGGGGCTGGGACCGATCACCACCGAGGTGCGCTCCGGGGTTGACTACTACCTCGCCGAGGACGAGCACCAGCAGTACCTGCACAAGGTGCCCAACGGCTACTGCCCGCACCACTCCACCGGAATCCCCTGCGGTATTTAG
- a CDS encoding superoxide dismutase, translating to MAVYELPDLPYAYDALEPHISAEIMELHHTKHHANYVKGANAALEALEAERAGEANPDTLRALSKNLAFNLGGHTNHSIFWKNMAPNAGGAPTGEIADAINRDFGSFEKFQAHFEGVANGLQGSGWAVLGYDHIAGRLIIQQMTDQQGNISVDFTPVLMLDMWEHAFYLQYKNVKADYVKAFWNVVNWDDVNERYTAAAK from the coding sequence ATGGCTGTTTACGAGCTTCCTGATCTGCCCTACGCTTACGACGCACTCGAGCCGCACATCTCGGCCGAGATTATGGAGCTGCACCACACCAAGCACCACGCCAACTACGTCAAGGGCGCCAACGCCGCGCTCGAGGCCCTCGAGGCGGAGCGCGCTGGCGAGGCTAACCCGGACACGCTGCGCGCGCTGTCGAAGAACCTCGCCTTCAACCTGGGTGGCCACACCAACCACTCCATCTTCTGGAAGAACATGGCGCCCAACGCCGGTGGCGCCCCGACCGGTGAGATCGCCGACGCCATCAACCGCGACTTCGGCTCCTTTGAGAAGTTCCAGGCGCACTTCGAGGGTGTCGCCAACGGCCTGCAGGGCTCCGGCTGGGCAGTCCTGGGTTATGACCACATCGCCGGCCGCCTCATCATCCAGCAGATGACGGACCAGCAGGGCAACATCTCCGTGGACTTCACCCCGGTGCTCATGCTCGACATGTGGGAGCACGCCTTCTACCTGCAGTACAAGAACGTCAAGGCTGACTACGTCAAGGCGTTCTGGAACGTTGTCAACTGGGATGACGTGAACGAGCGCTACACGGCGGCAGCTAAGTAG
- a CDS encoding MFS transporter: MLAVGLAIFNSLYVTQALLPVLTAELGVAPSTAALTVSAATGALALCVVPLSILSEKYGRGRILIISALAATLIGVALPLAQTAGQLIALRALQGVMIAGAPAVAMTWLSEELDNKDVPGAMGLYVAGTSVGGLTGRLIPSAVLEFASWRWALLISSLFAVALAVAVAVLLPPQRNFTPKESINPAAEARAALSHLRNPSLLGLYATAFLGMGVFVSMYNYFGYRATDHFGLPASLAGLVFVMYLSGTWSSARAGAMVGRYGSGRVVLAGAALMLAGALAAASSLLAVALAGLFVFTASFFALHSTASGWVGLIADHDRAEASSLYLFAYYMGSSIIGAATGAAFESLPWWGFIAVLAALLLLLVAVAAGLALKERARRGA; this comes from the coding sequence ATGCTGGCCGTGGGGCTAGCCATCTTCAACTCGCTCTACGTCACCCAGGCGCTGCTGCCTGTCCTGACCGCAGAGCTGGGCGTGGCGCCGTCGACCGCGGCGCTGACCGTCTCCGCAGCGACGGGGGCGCTGGCGTTGTGCGTGGTGCCGCTGTCAATCCTCTCGGAAAAGTACGGCCGCGGGCGCATCCTCATCATCTCCGCGCTGGCGGCGACCCTGATCGGCGTGGCGCTGCCGCTCGCCCAGACGGCGGGCCAGCTCATTGCCCTGCGCGCCCTGCAGGGGGTGATGATCGCCGGGGCGCCCGCGGTGGCGATGACGTGGCTGTCGGAGGAGCTGGACAACAAGGACGTCCCCGGCGCCATGGGGCTCTACGTCGCCGGCACCTCGGTGGGCGGGCTCACGGGGCGCCTGATCCCCTCCGCGGTGCTCGAGTTCGCCTCCTGGCGCTGGGCGCTGCTCATCTCTTCGCTCTTCGCGGTGGCGCTCGCCGTGGCGGTGGCGGTGCTTCTGCCCCCGCAGCGCAACTTCACGCCGAAGGAGTCGATCAACCCGGCGGCGGAGGCTCGGGCGGCGCTGTCCCACCTGCGCAACCCCAGTCTGCTCGGGCTGTACGCCACCGCTTTTCTGGGCATGGGCGTGTTCGTGTCCATGTACAACTACTTCGGTTACCGCGCGACCGACCACTTCGGGCTCCCCGCGTCGTTGGCGGGTCTGGTCTTTGTGATGTATTTGTCGGGCACGTGGTCGTCTGCACGCGCGGGCGCGATGGTGGGCCGGTACGGCAGCGGCCGGGTGGTGCTGGCGGGCGCGGCGCTCATGTTGGCCGGCGCGCTGGCCGCGGCGAGCTCCCTGCTGGCGGTGGCGCTGGCCGGCCTGTTCGTGTTCACCGCGAGCTTCTTCGCCCTGCACTCGACCGCCTCGGGGTGGGTGGGCCTGATTGCGGACCACGACCGCGCCGAGGCGTCCAGCCTGTACCTGTTCGCCTACTACATGGGGTCCTCCATCATCGGCGCCGCCACGGGCGCGGCGTTCGAGTCGCTGCCGTGGTGGGGGTTCATCGCCGTGCTGGCCGCCTTGTTGTTGCTGCTCGTGGCCGTCGCCGCCGGGCTGGCGCTCAAGGAGAGAGCTCGGAGAGGAGCCTGA